From the Ctenopharyngodon idella isolate HZGC_01 chromosome 3, HZGC01, whole genome shotgun sequence genome, one window contains:
- the nkiras2 gene encoding NF-kappa-B inhibitor-interacting Ras-like protein 2 — protein MGKSCKVVVCGQGSVGKTAVLEQLLYANHVAGSETMETLEDIYIGSVETDRGTREQVRFYDTRGLRDGQEFPRHYFTFADGFVLVYSIDSRESFKRVEALKKEIDRCRDKKEVTIVVVGNKLDLQDQRRVDSEAAQQWARQEKVRLWEVSVTDRRTLIEPFVHLASKMTQPQSKSTFPLSRNKNKGSGSLDS, from the exons ATGGGCAAGAGCTGCAAGGTGGTGGTGTGTGGCCAGGGATCAGTGGGAAAAACCGCAGTTCTGGAGCAGTTACTGTACGCCAACCATGTTGCAG GTTCAGAGACCATGGAGACACTGGAGGACATTTACATCGGGTCTGTGGAAACGGACCGCGGCACCCGAGAACAGGTGCGGTTTTACGACACGCGCGGGCTGCGTGATGGTCAGGAGTTCCCGCGGCACTACTTCACTTTCGCGGATGGATTCGTGCTCGTCTACAGCATCGACAGCAGAGAGTCGTTTAAACGCGTAGAGGCACTGAAGAAAGAGATCGACCGCTGCCGTGATAAAAAAGAG GTGACTATTGTTGTTGTGGGTAATAAGTTGGACCTGCAGGATCAGAGGAGAGTGGACAGCGAGGCGGCTCAACAGTGGGCGCGGCAGGAGAAGGTCAGGCTGTGGGAGGTCTCTGTGACCGACAGACGAACGCTCATTGAGCCCTTCGTCCATCTGGCCAGCAAAATGACTCAACCTCAGAGCAAATCCACCTTCCCGCTCAGCCGCAACAAGAACAAGGGCAGTGGATCCCTGGACAGCTAG
- the dnajc7 gene encoding dnaJ homolog subfamily C member 7 isoform X1: MGILRTAAEGGAEGSMKGTHASFHSPPLYSKMATVDYESSVDPEMDLTSDEELEREAEGFKEQGNAYYVKKDYAEAFNFYTKAIDLCPKNVSYYGNRAATLMMLSRYREALEDSQQAVRLDDTFMKGHMREGKCHLLLGNAMAASRCLQKVLELEPDNSQAQQELKNAESILEYERMAEISFEKRDFRMVVFCMDRALESASACHRFKVLKAECLALLGRYPEAQSVASDILRMDSTNGDALYVRGLCLYYEDCIDKAVQFFIQALRMAPDHEKARLACRNAKALKAKKEEGNKAFKEGSYEEAYDLYSEALTIDPNNIKTNAKLYCNRATVGSKLNKLEQAIEDCTKAIKLDETYIKAYLRRAQCYMDTQQYEEAVRDYEKVYQTEKTKEHKNLLKNAQLELKKSKRKDYYKVLGVDKNATEDEIKKAYRKRALMHHPDRHSGASAEVQKEEEKKFKEVGEAFTVLSDPKKKSRYDSGHDLEDDDMNMDFDANNIFKAFFGGPGGFSFEGNSSSGPGNFFFQFG; encoded by the exons ATGGGCATATTGCGCACGGCTGCGGAAGGCGGAGCTGAAGGCAGTATGAAAGGCACACATGCCTCGTTTCATTCTCCGCCTCTCTACAGCAAAATGGCGACTGTTGACTACGAATCCTCCGTGGATCCAGAGATGGACTTAACCAGCGACGAGGAGTTAGAGAG GGAAGCTGAAGGCTTCAAAGAGCAGGGAAACGCATATTATGTCAAAAAGGACTACGCTGAAGCTTTCAACTTCTACACCAAGGCCATCG ACCTGTGCCCGAAAAATGTCAGTTACTACGGCAACCGTGCAGCCACATTGATGATGCTGAGTCGCTACAGAGAGGCACTGGAGGACTCCCAGCAGGCTGTGCGACTAGATGACACCTTTATGAAG GGCCACATGCGTGAGGGCAAGTGCCACCTGCTGCTTGGCAATGCTATGGCCGCCAGCCGCTGCTTACAGAAGGTTCTAGAGCTGGAACCAGACAACAGCCAGGCCCAGCAGGAG CTGAAGAACGCAGAGTCCATCTTGGAGTATGAGCGCATGGCTGAGATCAGCTTTGAAAAGCGAGACTTCAGGATG gTGGTGTTCTGTATGGATCGGGCATTAGAGTCTGCATCTGCATGTCACAGGTTCAAGGTGTTGAAAGCAGAGTGTCTGGCGCTGCTGGGCCGCTACCCAGAGGCCCAATCTGTTGCTAG TGACATATTGCGGATGGATTCCACAAATGGCGATGCCCTCTACGTGCGGGGATTATGTCTGTACTATGAAGACTGCATTGATAAAGCTGTGCAGTTTTTCATTCAAGCACTGCGCATGGCACCAGACCATGAGAAGGCCCGTCTGGCCTGCAGA AATGCTAAAGCCCTAAAGGCGAAGAAAGAGGAAGGCAACAAAGCTTTTAAAGAGGGCAGCTATGAGGAAGCATATGACCTATACTCTGAGGCGCTGACCATCGACCCAAATAACATCAAAACCAACGCCAAGCTATACTGCAACCGAGCCACTGTTGGATCCAAG TTAAACAAACTGGAGCAGGCCATTGAGGACTGCACAAAGGCTATTAAACTGGATGAGACCTATATTAAGGCTTATTTGAGAAGAGCCCAGTG TTACATGGACACACAGCAGTATGAAGAGGCTGTCAGAGATTATGAGAAGGTTTATCAAACAGAGAAGActaaag AACACAAGAACCTGTTGAAGAACGCTCAGTTAGAGCTGaagaaaagcaaaagaaaagatTATTATAAGGTTCTGGGGGTGGATAAAAACGCCACTGAAGATGAAATCAAGAAAGCCTACCGCAAACGAGCGCTGATGCACCACCCGG ACCGACACAGTGGAGCGAGTGCTGAGGTGcagaaagaggaagagaaaaaGTTTAAGGAGGTGGGAGAGGCCTTCACTGTGCTCTCTGACCCCAAGAAGAAGTCCCGCTATGACAGCGGCCACGACCTGGAGGATGATGACATGAACATGG ACTTTGATGCCAACAACATCTTCAAAGCGTTCTTTGGTGGCCCCGGTGGGTTCAGTTTCGAAGGTAATTCAT CATCTGGACCAGGAAATTTCTTCTTCCAGTTCGGTTAG
- the dnajc7 gene encoding dnaJ homolog subfamily C member 7 isoform X2, with the protein MGILRTAAEGGAEGSMKGTHASFHSPPLYSKMATVDYESSVDPEMDLTSDEELEREAEGFKEQGNAYYVKKDYAEAFNFYTKAIDLCPKNVSYYGNRAATLMMLSRYREALEDSQQAVRLDDTFMKGHMREGKCHLLLGNAMAASRCLQKVLELEPDNSQAQQELKNAESILEYERMAEISFEKRDFRMVVFCMDRALESASACHRFKVLKAECLALLGRYPEAQSVASDILRMDSTNGDALYVRGLCLYYEDCIDKAVQFFIQALRMAPDHEKARLACRNAKALKAKKEEGNKAFKEGSYEEAYDLYSEALTIDPNNIKTNAKLYCNRATVGSKLNKLEQAIEDCTKAIKLDETYIKAYLRRAQCYMDTQQYEEAVRDYEKVYQTEKTKEHKNLLKNAQLELKKSKRKDYYKVLGVDKNATEDEIKKAYRKRALMHHPDRHSGASAEVQKEEEKKFKEVGEAFTVLSDPKKKSRYDSGHDLEDDDMNMDFDANNIFKAFFGGPGGFSFEASGPGNFFFQFG; encoded by the exons ATGGGCATATTGCGCACGGCTGCGGAAGGCGGAGCTGAAGGCAGTATGAAAGGCACACATGCCTCGTTTCATTCTCCGCCTCTCTACAGCAAAATGGCGACTGTTGACTACGAATCCTCCGTGGATCCAGAGATGGACTTAACCAGCGACGAGGAGTTAGAGAG GGAAGCTGAAGGCTTCAAAGAGCAGGGAAACGCATATTATGTCAAAAAGGACTACGCTGAAGCTTTCAACTTCTACACCAAGGCCATCG ACCTGTGCCCGAAAAATGTCAGTTACTACGGCAACCGTGCAGCCACATTGATGATGCTGAGTCGCTACAGAGAGGCACTGGAGGACTCCCAGCAGGCTGTGCGACTAGATGACACCTTTATGAAG GGCCACATGCGTGAGGGCAAGTGCCACCTGCTGCTTGGCAATGCTATGGCCGCCAGCCGCTGCTTACAGAAGGTTCTAGAGCTGGAACCAGACAACAGCCAGGCCCAGCAGGAG CTGAAGAACGCAGAGTCCATCTTGGAGTATGAGCGCATGGCTGAGATCAGCTTTGAAAAGCGAGACTTCAGGATG gTGGTGTTCTGTATGGATCGGGCATTAGAGTCTGCATCTGCATGTCACAGGTTCAAGGTGTTGAAAGCAGAGTGTCTGGCGCTGCTGGGCCGCTACCCAGAGGCCCAATCTGTTGCTAG TGACATATTGCGGATGGATTCCACAAATGGCGATGCCCTCTACGTGCGGGGATTATGTCTGTACTATGAAGACTGCATTGATAAAGCTGTGCAGTTTTTCATTCAAGCACTGCGCATGGCACCAGACCATGAGAAGGCCCGTCTGGCCTGCAGA AATGCTAAAGCCCTAAAGGCGAAGAAAGAGGAAGGCAACAAAGCTTTTAAAGAGGGCAGCTATGAGGAAGCATATGACCTATACTCTGAGGCGCTGACCATCGACCCAAATAACATCAAAACCAACGCCAAGCTATACTGCAACCGAGCCACTGTTGGATCCAAG TTAAACAAACTGGAGCAGGCCATTGAGGACTGCACAAAGGCTATTAAACTGGATGAGACCTATATTAAGGCTTATTTGAGAAGAGCCCAGTG TTACATGGACACACAGCAGTATGAAGAGGCTGTCAGAGATTATGAGAAGGTTTATCAAACAGAGAAGActaaag AACACAAGAACCTGTTGAAGAACGCTCAGTTAGAGCTGaagaaaagcaaaagaaaagatTATTATAAGGTTCTGGGGGTGGATAAAAACGCCACTGAAGATGAAATCAAGAAAGCCTACCGCAAACGAGCGCTGATGCACCACCCGG ACCGACACAGTGGAGCGAGTGCTGAGGTGcagaaagaggaagagaaaaaGTTTAAGGAGGTGGGAGAGGCCTTCACTGTGCTCTCTGACCCCAAGAAGAAGTCCCGCTATGACAGCGGCCACGACCTGGAGGATGATGACATGAACATGG ACTTTGATGCCAACAACATCTTCAAAGCGTTCTTTGGTGGCCCCGGTGGGTTCAGTTTCGAAG CATCTGGACCAGGAAATTTCTTCTTCCAGTTCGGTTAG
- the odad4 gene encoding outer dynein arm-docking complex subunit 4, protein MSDKEEEQGPKSTFTTYMAEGDQLFQKGEYVKAIESFSMALSLQPDDKNCLVARSRCYVKLGDAESALKDAETSLKDNKNYFKGLYQKAEALYTMGDFEFALVYYHRGHKLRPELQEFRLGIQKAQEAIDNSVGSPSSVKLENKGDLSVFHKSNGVHPKHLNHSHKESKKHGQKMGKYEKTAKQLLGELYSDREYLEKLLQDEDLIKSKIRTGERVQDLIVGCISYLDTRTAFWQQQKPIYARQRDRKLMQQQWNRVQHKPPSDPTRYVLTSLEDIDTALSAGNAEGGLKKARELMKAVKEWSEKVLPNKREVLGNLHSCIGNALMDLGNMDKALHHHEKDLELAKKGDLTDSKSRALDNIGRVYARIGKFQQAIEVWEEKVPLACGGLEKAWLFHEIGRCYLELKRYGEARDYGSRSLTAADDISDEKWQLNASVLMAQAELKMGNYKASVLHFERALDRAKLLQDDSASEAIQKALREARHRVTP, encoded by the exons ATGTCTGATAAGGAGGAAGAACAAGGGCCGAAGAGTACCTTTACCACTTACATGGCTGAAGGTGACCAGCTGTTTCAGAAGGGAGAGTATGTCAAAGCTATCGAGAGCTTTTCCATG GCTTTGAGTTTACAGCCGGATGATAAGAACTGTCTGGTCGCCAGATCCAGGTGTTATGTGAAATTAGGTGATGCAGAAAGCGCGCTGAAAGACGCCGAGACCTCCCTCAaagacaacaaaaactactTCAAG GGTCTGTATCAGAAGGCAGAAGCCCTCTACACTATGGGCGATTTTGAGTTTGCATTGGTCTACTATCACAGAGGCCATAAGCTACGTCCGGAGCTGCAGGAGTTCAGACTGGGAATCCAGAAAGCTCAAGAGGCAATCGACAACTCAGTGGGCA GTCCTTCCTCTGTGAAGTTGGAAAATAAAGGAGACCTGTCTGTCTTCCACAAGTCTAATGGG GTTCATCCCAAGCATTTGAATCATTCTCATAAGGAATCCAAAAAGCATGGTCAGAAGATGGGCAAATATGAAAAAACAGCTAAGCAACTTCTGGGAGAACTGTACAGTGACAGAGAATACTTAGAGAAACTTCTTCAAgatgagg ATCTTATAAAAAGTAAGATAAGAACTGGAGAGCGTGTGCAAGATCTGATCGTAGGCTGCATCTCATATCTGGACACGCGGACGGCATTCTGGCAGCAGCAGAAGCCCATCTATGCTCGTCAGCGAGACCGAAAACTAATGCAGCAGCAGTGGAACCGGGTTCAACACAAGCCCCCCTCAGACCCCACCCGATATGTCCTCACCAGTCTGGAGGACATTGACACAG CCTTGAGTGCAGGCAATGCAGAAGGCGGCCTGAAGAAGGCCCGTGAGCTCATGAAGGCGGTGAAGGAATGGTCTGAGAAGGTGCTGCCCAATAAGAGAGAAGTGCTTGGGAACCTGCACAGCTGCATTG GCAATGCACTGATGGATCTTGGGAATATGGACAAGGCTCTGCATCATCATGAGAAAGATCTGGAGCTGGCCAAGAAAGG CGACCTGACGGACAGTAAATCCAGGGCTCTGGACAACATTGGCCGTGTTTACGCACGGATTGGAAAGTTCCAACAAGCTATAGAAGT CTGGGAGGAGAAGGTGCCTTTAGCATGTGGCGGGTTAGAGAAGGCCTGGTTGTTCCATGAGATTGGCCGCTGTTACCTTGAACTGAAGCGCTACGGCGAAGCACGAGACTATGGCTCCCGCTCGCTCACGGCCGCCGATGACATCAGTGATGAGAAATGGCAGCTCAATGCCAGTGTGCTCATGGCGCAGGCCGAAT TGAAGATGGGTAACTACAAGGCCAGTGTGTTACACTTTGAGAGAGCACTGGACCGGGCAAAACTGCTGCAGGACGACTCTGCCAGCGAAGCCATCCAGAAG GCTCTTCGTGAAGCAAGACACAGAGTGACTCCGTAA
- the cnp gene encoding 2',3'-cyclic-nucleotide 3'-phosphodiesterase, whose amino-acid sequence MEAEQNQEVPDTVAETQEVAVQQEEKPDPKSEEVAQAPSEAAAPPEAAPEQEKTPEMEHSAGKLPEKETATESEAPPAKLSEPEVTPAKSPEETPAAESSEKPPQPEQQKKSEEPQVQVNSEPEKQEEEAVKEVEPKKEEAPVKEAESTKDAESKPTAVSEAKTEESDKGEETKTEGGEEEKEQQQEADGVQAELPKGAETQKKEPELPFFFGWFLLPEEEERIKCATMDFLKTLDTLEAFKEHISEFTGEAEKEVDLEQYFQNALPLHCTTKFCDYGKAEGAKEYAELQVVKESLSKSDELSVTALIVTPRTFGARVELTETQLKLWPEGADKEGVSPALLPSVESLPVGSRAHVTLGCSAGVESVQTGLDLLEILALQKEGKEGTQVEMELGTLSYLSEGRWFLALREPITADTAFSSFSEDKPTNDQGKKDGEKKKKKCTIL is encoded by the exons ATGGAAGCTGAACAGAATCAGGAAGTTCCAGACACTGTTGCTGAGACACAGGAAGTGGCAGTGCAGCAAGAGGAGAAACCGGACCCTAAGTCTGAAGAGGTGGCTCAGGCTCCTTCAGAAGCAGCAGCTCCTCCAGAAGCAGCCCCTGAACAGGAGAAGACCCCAGAGATGGAGCATTCTGCTGGGAAATTGCCAGAAAAGGAGACAGCGACAGAATCTGAAGCACCTCCTGCCAAACTATCTGAACCTGAGGTAACTCCGGCAAAATCTCCTGAGGAAACCCCAGCTGCCGAGTCTTCAGAGAAACCCCCTCAGCCGGAACAGCAGAAGAAATCCGAGGAGCCACAGGTTCAAGTGAATTCTGAACCCGAGAAGCAGGAGGAAGAAGCTGTGAAAGAGGTGGAGCCTAAGAAAGAGGAGGCGCCTGTCAAAGAGGCGGAGTCCACCAAAGACGCGGAGTCCAAACCCACTGCTGTGAGTGAAGCCAAGACAGAAGAATCTGATAAAGGTGAGGAGACTAAAACAGAAGGAGGAGAGGAGGAGAAGGAACAACAACAGGAGGCTGATGGGGTTCAAGCTGAGCTTCCAAAAGGGGCTGAGACCCAGAAGAAAGAGCCAGAGCTGCCTTTCTTCTTTGGCTGGTTCCTGCTTCCAGAGGAAGAGGAGCGAATTAAGTGTGCAACCATGGACTTTCTCAAGACTCTGGACACTTTGGAGGCCTTCAAAGAACACATCAGTGAAT TTACTGGTGAGGCAGAGAAAGAGGTGGATCTTGAGCAGTACTTCCAGAATGCACTGCCCCTCCACTGCACTACAAAGTTCTGTGACTATGGCAAAGCAGAGGGGGCAAAAGAGTATGCAGAGCTGCAG GTGGTCAAGGAATCGCTTAGTAAGTCTGATGAGCTTTCAGTCACTGCTCTCATAGTGACCCCTCGTACGTTTGGAGCCCGTGTGGAATTGACAGAAACCCAGTTGAAGCTGTGGCCCGAGGGAGCGGACAAGGAAGGCGTTTCTCCGGCCCTCTTGCCCAGCGTCGAGTCTCTCCCGGTGGGTAGCCGCGCCCACGTCACATTAGGCTGCTCTGCTGGTGTGGAGTCGGTTCAGACCGGTTTGGATCTGCTGGAGATCCTGGCTCTGCAGAAAGAGGGCAAAGAGGGCACCCAGGTTGAGATGGAGTTGGGTACTTTGTCCTACCTGAGCGAGGGCCGTTGGTTCCTTGCCCTGAGGGAACCGATCACTGCAGACACCGCCTTCTCTAGCTTCTCCGAAGACAAGCCTACTAATGACCAGGGCAAAAAGGATggagagaagaaaaagaaaaagtgtacCATCCTGTGA